In Marinobacter sp. LQ44, the following are encoded in one genomic region:
- a CDS encoding bifunctional transcriptional activator/DNA repair enzyme AdaA → MPLPGQKDTRAASKSGGERQDEDSQLTRLVRIARYIETHAHEPLTLAGLAAIVGLSPSRLQRQFKEAFGVSPKNYQDAVRMRHFKQSLKNGDKVTDAIFASGFGSVSRVYGEAHRDIGMPPRAYRAGGEGEVIVYACRLTSLGLMAMAATERGVCFAQFGDSESSLVSGLKAEFPKAEVMASPARNAPELDAWVEALDEHISQGAPRPDLPLDMRGTAFQMKVWQFLLSIREGDVLSYSELAAKIDKPKAVRAVASACGKNRIGVLIPCHRVLRGDGGLGGYRWGLERKRALLDAERKREGANSGPFD, encoded by the coding sequence ATGCCGTTGCCAGGGCAAAAGGACACGCGTGCTGCCTCGAAATCCGGGGGCGAGCGCCAGGACGAGGATTCACAACTGACCCGGCTGGTGAGAATCGCACGTTATATTGAGACACACGCACACGAGCCACTGACACTGGCAGGCTTGGCGGCTATTGTTGGGCTTTCTCCCTCTCGGCTGCAAAGGCAATTCAAAGAAGCTTTTGGCGTGTCTCCAAAAAACTATCAGGACGCTGTGCGGATGCGCCACTTCAAGCAATCCCTGAAAAATGGCGATAAGGTCACGGATGCGATTTTTGCCTCTGGGTTTGGGTCCGTCAGCCGGGTTTATGGGGAAGCGCACCGCGATATTGGAATGCCGCCCAGGGCCTATCGGGCTGGGGGTGAGGGTGAGGTCATCGTCTACGCTTGCCGGCTCACCTCTCTGGGCTTGATGGCCATGGCGGCAACGGAAAGGGGCGTCTGTTTTGCCCAGTTTGGTGACAGTGAGTCCTCGTTGGTGAGTGGTCTGAAAGCAGAATTTCCCAAGGCCGAAGTGATGGCGTCACCGGCCCGGAATGCCCCGGAACTTGATGCCTGGGTGGAGGCTTTGGATGAACACATCAGCCAGGGCGCCCCGAGGCCGGATCTGCCGTTGGATATGCGAGGGACGGCTTTTCAGATGAAAGTGTGGCAATTCCTGTTGAGCATCCGGGAAGGCGATGTGCTTAGCTACAGCGAGTTGGCTGCGAAGATCGACAAGCCCAAAGCGGTGCGGGCGGTTGCTTCTGCCTGCGGCAAAAACCGGATAGGCGTGCTGATTCCCTGTCACAGGGTGTTGCGGGGTGATGGCGGGCTTGGCGGGTATCGCTGGGGTCTGGAGAGAAAGCGGGCGTTGCTGGATGCTGAGCGGAAGCGGGAGGGCGCTAATAGCGGCCCGTTTGATTAA
- a CDS encoding class I SAM-dependent methyltransferase: protein MSLKKTPDLYEKLIVQAWDENGRSWIDAVRDHGIRSPGVASRDALLAAINDHVQPNSRVLDVGCGEGWLVDLLTRSGSRAVGVDASRELIEYAQEHRKGHYVVGDQSDLAKLGLGIFDLVVCNFSLFGDETVRRCVMSVPQMLTPGGVLIIQTLHPMMFSGNEVAKSGWREGTWAGLPGDFGEPSPLYVRTLADWSRLFSEAGLVVSRMLEPASENPTSKSLIFFISRCVKTDR from the coding sequence ATGTCCCTCAAGAAGACCCCAGATCTCTATGAAAAGTTGATTGTCCAGGCATGGGATGAGAACGGGAGGTCCTGGATTGATGCCGTCCGGGATCACGGAATCCGTTCGCCGGGCGTGGCGTCGCGTGATGCTTTGCTTGCCGCAATCAATGACCATGTTCAGCCGAACTCTCGGGTCCTGGATGTGGGCTGCGGAGAGGGCTGGTTAGTGGATTTACTGACCAGGTCTGGCTCTCGCGCCGTCGGCGTGGATGCATCCCGGGAGCTGATCGAATACGCCCAAGAGCATCGCAAGGGGCATTATGTGGTTGGAGATCAGTCTGATCTCGCTAAGTTGGGGCTTGGAATATTTGACCTGGTCGTCTGTAACTTTTCACTGTTTGGCGACGAAACTGTGCGCCGGTGCGTTATGTCTGTCCCTCAAATGCTGACCCCAGGCGGTGTGTTGATCATCCAGACACTGCACCCGATGATGTTCAGCGGAAACGAGGTGGCCAAGAGCGGTTGGCGGGAAGGCACCTGGGCCGGCTTGCCTGGCGATTTCGGCGAACCGTCTCCTCTTTACGTTCGGACACTGGCGGACTGGAGCCGGTTATTCAGTGAGGCGGGTTTAGTTGTTTCCCGGATGTTGGAACCCGCCTCAGAAAATCCTACATCCAAGAGCCTGATTTTTTTCATCTCCCGATGCGTCAAGACTGACCGGTAA
- a CDS encoding AraC family transcriptional regulator, translated as MTQEKRIWLARDRALFQGELPPARMHAHAAPVLLIGLSGPITLHFPDGRRENCHSALVNADVEHGLDSGGEYIASLYLEPDAPETRLLKAGWLSDRPLVFDPIPSPARPRSLERRLQSFDMSQLLPASALGHRAELDNRIARSLDYLREAGDQPFNRANLANQVHLSESRFNHLFREEVGISFRRYRSWSRLRSVFYHVAKKQSLTEAALSAGLHDSAHLSRMFQDMIGIAPSRVFRDLQGLQVLR; from the coding sequence ATGACACAGGAAAAACGCATCTGGCTGGCGCGTGACCGGGCTCTGTTCCAGGGTGAGCTCCCTCCGGCAAGAATGCACGCACATGCCGCACCGGTGCTCTTGATTGGCCTGAGTGGCCCCATCACGCTGCATTTCCCGGATGGTCGCCGTGAGAACTGCCACAGCGCCCTGGTGAATGCCGATGTGGAGCACGGGCTGGATAGCGGAGGTGAGTACATAGCCTCCCTCTACCTGGAACCGGATGCGCCAGAGACCCGACTCCTGAAAGCAGGGTGGCTGAGTGATCGCCCGCTGGTGTTCGACCCAATCCCCTCTCCCGCGCGGCCTCGAAGCCTGGAGCGAAGGCTTCAATCCTTTGACATGTCCCAACTCCTCCCCGCGTCGGCGCTTGGGCACCGAGCCGAGCTGGACAACCGCATTGCCCGAAGCCTTGATTACTTGCGGGAAGCGGGAGACCAACCCTTCAACCGCGCCAATCTGGCCAACCAAGTGCACTTATCGGAATCGCGATTCAACCATCTTTTCCGGGAGGAAGTGGGCATCAGTTTCCGGCGTTACCGAAGCTGGTCGCGCCTGCGTTCCGTGTTCTACCACGTAGCGAAGAAACAGTCGCTCACCGAGGCAGCCCTTAGCGCGGGCCTGCACGACTCTGCACACCTCAGCCGGATGTTTCAGGATATGATTGGCATCGCGCCGTCACGGGTGTTTCGGGACCTGCAAGGGTTGCAGGTTCTGCGTTAA
- a CDS encoding DEAD/DEAH box helicase, whose translation MKNKAPFTLRPYQQEAVDATLNHFRKSDESAVIVLPTGAGKSLVIAELARLARRKILVLTHVKELVEQNHAKYESYGLAGGIFSAGLKRKESQHQVTFASVQSVAANLDQFRDEYSLVIIDECHRVSGEETSQYQQIIDLLKQQNHSLKVLGLTATPYRLAMGWIYRYHYRGFVRSEEDKPFQHCIYELPLSYMINRGYLTRPELVNAAVAQYDFSSLAQDRFGEYAEKDVNQLLSKHKRVTRAIIEQVVELAADRQGVMVFAATVEHAREITGYLPENQTALVTGATDQKDRDLLIRRFKQRQLKYLVNVSVLTTGFDAPHVDLIAILRPTQSVSLYQQMVGRGLRLDEGKKDCLVIDYAGNHMNLHHPEVGEPKPNPDSEPVQVFCPGCGFANIFWGKTDSDGRVIEHYGRRCQGLLEPAEGDGTRAQQCDYRFRFKECPHCGGENDIAARNCGHCRKAIIDPDDQLRDALRLKDAMVIRCAGITLGLGGSKLKMTYHGEDGEELGETFDFSKPAQRHVFNKLFGRRFANGQAPKTFGRAEEVLEMQALLPAPDFVIARKQTHYWQVQERIFDYRGQYRKANEVWCRKRGVWSPTSSLRCIQPCDGR comes from the coding sequence ATCAAAAACAAAGCTCCTTTCACGCTCCGCCCCTACCAGCAGGAAGCTGTCGACGCCACGCTGAATCATTTTCGCAAGTCGGACGAATCTGCCGTCATCGTGCTGCCAACCGGCGCCGGCAAAAGCCTGGTGATTGCCGAACTGGCCCGCCTTGCCCGGCGTAAGATCCTGGTGCTCACGCATGTGAAAGAGCTGGTGGAGCAGAACCACGCCAAATACGAGAGCTATGGGTTAGCCGGTGGCATCTTCTCCGCTGGGTTAAAGCGCAAAGAGAGTCAGCATCAGGTCACCTTTGCCAGTGTACAGTCGGTAGCGGCGAACCTGGATCAGTTCCGGGATGAGTACTCGTTGGTGATCATCGACGAGTGCCATCGGGTCAGCGGTGAGGAAACCAGCCAGTATCAACAAATCATTGACCTGCTGAAACAGCAGAACCACTCCCTCAAAGTACTCGGGCTGACCGCCACGCCCTATCGCCTGGCCATGGGCTGGATCTATCGCTATCACTACCGGGGCTTTGTTCGTAGCGAAGAGGATAAGCCGTTTCAGCACTGCATCTACGAACTGCCGTTAAGCTATATGATCAACCGGGGCTATCTCACCCGGCCTGAGTTGGTGAATGCAGCGGTGGCGCAATACGATTTCTCGTCGCTGGCTCAGGACCGCTTTGGCGAATACGCGGAGAAAGACGTCAATCAGCTGCTGAGCAAACACAAGCGGGTGACACGTGCCATCATTGAACAGGTGGTGGAACTGGCCGCAGACCGCCAGGGCGTGATGGTTTTCGCCGCAACGGTGGAGCATGCACGGGAGATCACCGGCTACTTGCCGGAGAACCAGACCGCTCTGGTGACCGGCGCCACCGATCAGAAAGATCGGGATCTGCTGATTCGGCGCTTCAAACAGCGGCAGCTAAAGTACCTGGTGAATGTGTCTGTGCTCACCACGGGCTTTGATGCGCCCCATGTGGACTTGATCGCCATTCTTCGCCCTACCCAGTCGGTGAGCCTGTATCAGCAGATGGTGGGCCGTGGTCTTCGCCTGGATGAGGGCAAAAAGGATTGCCTGGTGATTGATTACGCCGGCAACCATATGAACTTGCATCACCCGGAGGTTGGGGAGCCAAAACCGAATCCGGACAGTGAACCGGTGCAGGTGTTCTGCCCTGGCTGCGGGTTTGCCAATATTTTCTGGGGTAAAACCGACAGTGACGGCCGGGTGATTGAACATTACGGGCGCCGTTGCCAGGGGCTGCTGGAACCCGCGGAGGGGGATGGCACGCGCGCCCAGCAATGCGACTACCGTTTCCGCTTCAAGGAGTGCCCCCACTGTGGTGGCGAGAACGACATTGCGGCCAGAAATTGCGGGCACTGTCGTAAAGCGATTATCGACCCGGACGATCAGCTAAGGGATGCCCTGAGGCTCAAGGATGCCATGGTGATTCGTTGCGCGGGGATCACCCTGGGCCTTGGCGGAAGCAAGCTGAAGATGACCTACCACGGTGAGGATGGGGAGGAGCTTGGCGAGACGTTTGATTTCAGCAAGCCGGCACAGCGCCACGTTTTTAACAAACTGTTCGGCCGCAGATTTGCTAACGGCCAGGCTCCGAAAACCTTCGGCAGGGCAGAGGAGGTACTTGAGATGCAAGCCTTGTTGCCGGCGCCTGACTTTGTCATTGCCCGTAAGCAGACGCATTATTGGCAGGTGCAGGAGCGGATATTCGATTATCGGGGGCAGTATCGGAAGGCGAATGAGGTGTGGTGCCGTAAAAGGGGCGTATGGTCGCCTACGAGTTCGCTGCGGTGCATCCAACCCTGTGATGGCCGCTAA
- a CDS encoding TolC family protein codes for MKNLIGGAMAVLFLQGCATMAPPDYSQLEADLDPLLQSPARGQIHQTLELSEQERFEQVDDLLFEPLTPGTAQHLALVNSPHIRAHLHRLGIVEAEQLQAQMLSNPTLAVSAMRPDGGGRWELGLGLSQSLLDLMTHSLRKTLAEEALTSARLDLLDTLNQELYQVQQDYFHAVGASHREAVARLALNAAETALLLAERLHEAGNLKELSLLHYRDQQLQSQRALRRAQADAQQAQTTLALRLGLEHPAMMELPVTLPQLPNDEQIDVAALTDHALTQRLDLRIARQVQAVAEHRQAFYARQGGITQWDIGIDVERDSDGGYSTGPSMSIGLPLFDRNQARRAGAGAQLLRADALVNARELELRTQLPDLANRLRLTRTNVEQLEQQVIPQWQRQVDLRLREYNFMLVGAFELLNARAREFDAWREHAETLEQYWIQRIHLAMISATPLDAALPDAVQLPSVQAGGQGHEHHNH; via the coding sequence ATGAAAAACCTGATTGGCGGAGCTATGGCCGTCCTGTTTCTGCAGGGCTGTGCCACGATGGCGCCCCCCGATTATTCGCAACTGGAGGCCGATCTCGACCCGCTGTTGCAGTCTCCGGCGCGGGGCCAGATTCACCAGACTCTGGAATTGTCCGAGCAAGAGCGATTTGAACAGGTCGACGACTTATTGTTTGAACCGCTGACACCCGGAACCGCGCAACACCTGGCGCTGGTCAACAGCCCACATATCCGCGCGCACTTACACCGGTTAGGCATCGTTGAAGCAGAACAGCTACAGGCACAAATGCTAAGCAACCCGACCCTCGCCGTGTCAGCCATGCGACCGGATGGCGGTGGCCGTTGGGAGCTGGGGCTGGGCCTGAGCCAAAGCCTGCTGGATTTGATGACCCACTCTTTACGAAAGACCCTGGCGGAGGAAGCGCTAACCAGCGCACGGCTTGACCTGCTGGACACCCTGAACCAGGAGCTGTATCAGGTTCAGCAGGATTACTTCCATGCCGTGGGTGCCAGCCACCGTGAAGCTGTCGCCCGGCTGGCCCTGAATGCAGCGGAAACAGCCCTGTTGCTGGCGGAACGCCTGCACGAGGCCGGCAACCTTAAAGAACTGAGCTTGCTGCATTACCGAGACCAGCAGTTACAGAGCCAGCGTGCCCTGCGCCGCGCCCAGGCCGATGCCCAGCAAGCGCAAACCACACTAGCGCTGCGACTGGGCCTTGAACATCCCGCCATGATGGAGTTGCCGGTCACCCTGCCACAACTGCCAAACGATGAACAGATAGACGTTGCCGCCTTAACAGACCACGCCCTGACACAGCGGCTGGACCTGCGCATCGCACGGCAAGTCCAAGCCGTTGCAGAGCATCGCCAGGCGTTCTACGCGCGCCAGGGCGGGATCACCCAATGGGACATCGGGATCGATGTCGAGCGCGATTCTGACGGCGGGTACAGCACGGGCCCCTCGATGTCGATTGGCCTCCCCCTGTTCGACCGTAACCAGGCGCGGAGGGCCGGGGCTGGCGCCCAGTTATTGCGCGCCGACGCGCTGGTGAATGCCAGGGAGCTCGAACTGCGTACACAACTCCCGGATTTGGCTAACCGATTAAGACTGACCCGTACCAACGTTGAGCAACTGGAACAACAGGTCATCCCGCAATGGCAACGGCAAGTGGACCTGCGCCTGCGCGAATACAACTTTATGTTGGTGGGCGCCTTTGAACTGCTCAATGCCAGGGCGCGGGAATTCGATGCCTGGCGCGAGCACGCTGAAACCCTTGAGCAGTATTGGATTCAGCGCATACATCTGGCGATGATCAGCGCCACCCCCCTAGACGCCGCTCTGCCAGACGCGGTCCAACTGCCCTCCGTCCAGGCTGGCGGCCAGGGTCACGAACACCACAACCACTGA
- a CDS encoding multicopper oxidase family protein, which translates to MVNRRHFILGSAAGLVAGALPAQAFAAGNRHDTTHTPLTAPDRTSQGYRPVITPNGRTLGYRLRDGVKEFHLIAEEIEHAFGDGTTIKAWGYNGSTPGPTLEAVEGDRVRIYVTNRLKEPTSVHWHGLILPNGMDGVSGLTQPSIPPGKTFVYEFPLVQHGTHMYHPHADEMVQMAMGMMGMFIIHPREPEANPVDRDYAIMLHNWSVHPGTYRPDPSIMQDFDLWTMNSKVFPFIDSLVAQTGERVRIRMGNLSMWNHPMHVHGVKFWVTGGDGGRWPQAQWRTEATEIVGVGQARDIEFIATPGDWAFHCHMAHHTMNAMGHDIPNTLGVNQNEVEQRIQALVPGYMAMGEHGMGEHQTHVDAGHMPGPENTLAMMMGKGQFGNMEMGGMFTVIKVRDQLDGDPGWYQHPTGTVARETDRVPNDLPK; encoded by the coding sequence ATGGTTAATCGTCGTCATTTCATACTGGGCAGTGCCGCTGGCCTGGTAGCCGGTGCCCTGCCAGCACAGGCTTTCGCCGCTGGCAATCGCCACGATACAACACACACGCCGCTCACAGCGCCAGACCGAACCAGTCAGGGCTATCGCCCGGTCATCACGCCCAACGGGCGGACCCTGGGTTATCGCTTGCGCGATGGTGTAAAAGAGTTCCACCTGATTGCCGAGGAGATCGAACACGCCTTCGGCGACGGCACCACCATCAAAGCCTGGGGTTACAATGGCAGCACCCCGGGGCCCACCCTTGAAGCTGTCGAGGGTGACCGGGTGAGAATCTACGTGACGAATCGCCTGAAAGAACCCACCAGCGTGCACTGGCATGGACTGATACTGCCCAACGGCATGGACGGCGTGTCCGGCCTGACCCAGCCCTCCATCCCGCCCGGCAAAACCTTTGTCTATGAGTTTCCACTGGTACAACACGGTACCCACATGTACCACCCTCACGCAGATGAAATGGTGCAGATGGCCATGGGCATGATGGGCATGTTCATCATTCATCCCCGTGAGCCAGAAGCCAACCCGGTAGATCGGGACTACGCCATCATGCTGCATAACTGGTCCGTTCATCCGGGTACCTACCGCCCAGACCCATCGATCATGCAAGACTTTGATCTGTGGACCATGAACAGCAAGGTGTTTCCGTTTATCGATTCACTGGTGGCGCAAACGGGTGAACGAGTACGTATTCGCATGGGCAACCTGTCTATGTGGAACCACCCTATGCACGTTCATGGCGTTAAGTTCTGGGTCACCGGTGGCGACGGCGGGCGCTGGCCTCAGGCACAATGGCGCACCGAAGCCACCGAAATTGTCGGCGTCGGCCAGGCCCGCGACATCGAGTTTATTGCCACGCCCGGCGACTGGGCCTTCCACTGCCATATGGCCCACCACACCATGAACGCGATGGGGCACGACATCCCCAACACCCTGGGCGTAAATCAGAACGAGGTCGAGCAACGCATTCAGGCGCTGGTGCCTGGCTATATGGCCATGGGTGAACACGGCATGGGTGAACACCAGACTCATGTCGACGCCGGCCATATGCCAGGCCCGGAGAACACCCTGGCCATGATGATGGGCAAAGGCCAGTTCGGAAATATGGAAATGGGCGGGATGTTTACCGTCATCAAAGTTCGCGATCAACTCGACGGGGACCCCGGCTGGTATCAGCACCCAACGGGCACCGTTGCCCGTGAGACTGATCGTGTTCCCAATGATTTGCCAAAATAG
- a CDS encoding copper resistance protein CopC encodes MTRHLLLPLLMMFFALTSASLANAHTDVVYSSPASDEHVQTSPEHLELRFGDTVRLMRVNLTDGDGDRVRVDFRPSRESKTDYRIDLPTLQEGHYEVEWRAMADDGHTMTGSFSFHLGESAEAHESHQGSASDQDAHEGHH; translated from the coding sequence ATGACTAGACACCTGCTTCTGCCCCTGCTAATGATGTTTTTCGCCCTCACCAGCGCCAGCCTGGCCAACGCCCACACGGATGTGGTGTATTCGTCACCCGCAAGCGACGAGCACGTGCAAACGTCCCCAGAACACCTGGAACTCCGTTTTGGCGACACTGTACGACTGATGCGCGTAAACCTGACCGATGGCGACGGCGACCGGGTACGAGTGGATTTCCGGCCCAGCCGCGAATCCAAAACCGATTACCGGATTGACCTGCCAACACTTCAAGAAGGGCACTATGAAGTGGAATGGCGCGCCATGGCCGACGATGGCCACACCATGACCGGCAGCTTCAGCTTTCACCTTGGAGAGAGCGCTGAGGCCCATGAAAGCCATCAAGGCTCAGCCTCGGACCAGGATGCACATGAGGGTCACCACTGA
- a CDS encoding copper resistance D family protein, which yields MDIWTLLTVATKVLIYLGTAGIIGGLFCLWLLKPHGIERPIQRYMLVAGLAGLAATAASFPVHTGAAFGEGIAGALDPDIASIIWETNVGDSTRARLLGFILALAGVFLLRQGAGYLRYALIVAGAASLLFAFTQTGHLHDDSRGIVMLVIHLSGISLWLGALYPLWRVSNDHQIDRLQASMQRFGQTAVAFVGALVICGGLMILLLVQPLSGLVNSAYGWLLLAKLALVSLLLALGAINKLYIVPRLARAGYTRRLQLSIITEMTVGLAIMMITAVLTTVVGPELSNEGNTW from the coding sequence ATGGACATCTGGACCCTCCTGACCGTCGCCACCAAGGTACTGATCTATCTCGGCACCGCAGGGATTATTGGCGGCCTGTTCTGCCTGTGGCTGCTTAAACCTCACGGCATAGAGCGGCCAATACAGCGCTATATGCTTGTGGCGGGACTGGCGGGACTGGCAGCTACGGCTGCCAGTTTTCCGGTGCACACAGGTGCTGCTTTTGGGGAGGGTATCGCCGGTGCCCTCGACCCCGACATCGCGAGCATTATCTGGGAAACCAATGTGGGAGACAGCACCCGAGCTCGCCTGCTGGGCTTTATTCTCGCCCTCGCAGGCGTATTCCTGCTCAGGCAAGGGGCCGGCTACCTGCGCTACGCCTTGATCGTGGCCGGCGCGGCCAGCCTGTTGTTTGCCTTTACGCAGACCGGACACTTACACGACGACAGCCGTGGCATCGTGATGCTGGTCATTCACCTATCGGGGATCTCCCTGTGGCTGGGGGCACTCTATCCACTGTGGCGGGTTAGCAACGATCATCAGATCGATCGTCTGCAGGCCAGCATGCAGCGTTTTGGCCAGACGGCCGTGGCCTTTGTTGGCGCGCTAGTAATCTGTGGGGGACTCATGATTCTGCTGCTGGTTCAGCCCCTTTCGGGGCTGGTCAACAGCGCTTACGGCTGGCTGTTGCTGGCCAAGCTTGCCTTGGTATCGCTGTTATTAGCACTCGGCGCCATCAACAAACTCTATATTGTCCCCCGGCTGGCACGGGCGGGATATACGAGGCGGCTTCAGCTATCCATAATTACAGAAATGACCGTAGGTTTGGCAATTATGATGATAACAGCTGTTCTGACCACGGTGGTCGGGCCAGAGTTGTCCAACGAAGGGAACACCTGGTGA